The following proteins come from a genomic window of Streptomyces sp. NBC_01716:
- the rplV gene encoding 50S ribosomal protein L22 — protein MEARAQARYIRVTPMKARRVVDLIRGMDATEAQAVLRFAPQAASVPVGKVLDSAIANAAHNYDHSDATSLVISEAYVDEGPTLKRFRPRAQGRAYRIRKRTSHITVVVSSKEGTR, from the coding sequence ATGGAAGCCAGGGCCCAGGCGCGGTACATCCGCGTCACGCCCATGAAGGCCCGCCGCGTGGTGGACCTCATCCGTGGCATGGACGCCACGGAGGCTCAGGCGGTCCTGCGTTTCGCCCCGCAGGCCGCGAGCGTGCCGGTCGGCAAGGTGCTGGACAGCGCCATTGCCAACGCCGCGCACAACTACGACCACTCCGACGCCACTTCGCTGGTCATCAGCGAGGCGTACGTGGACGAGGGTCCGACCCTGAAGCGGTTCCGGCCGCGTGCCCAGGGCCGCGCCTACCGGATCCGTAAGCGGACCAGCCACATCACCGTGGTCGTCAGCAGCAAGGAAGGAACCCGGTAA
- the rplE gene encoding 50S ribosomal protein L5, giving the protein MTTTTTAPRLKLRYREEIAGKLREEFSYENVMQIPGLVKIVVNMGVGDAARDSKLIEGAIKDLTTITGQKPAVTKARKSIAQFKLREGQPIGCHVTLRGDRMWEFLDRTLSLALPRIRDFRGLSPKQFDGRGNYTFGLTEQVMFHEIDQDKIDRVRGMDITVVTTATNDDEGRALLRHLGFPFKEN; this is encoded by the coding sequence ATGACGACCACCACCACCGCGCCGCGTCTGAAGCTGCGCTACCGCGAGGAGATCGCCGGCAAGCTGCGTGAGGAGTTCTCGTACGAGAACGTCATGCAGATCCCCGGTCTCGTCAAGATCGTGGTCAACATGGGTGTGGGCGACGCCGCCCGCGACTCCAAGCTGATCGAGGGTGCCATCAAGGACCTCACCACGATCACCGGCCAGAAGCCGGCCGTGACCAAGGCCCGCAAGTCGATCGCGCAGTTCAAGCTGCGCGAGGGGCAGCCGATCGGCTGCCACGTCACCCTCCGCGGTGACCGCATGTGGGAGTTCCTGGACCGTACGCTGTCGCTCGCGCTGCCGCGTATCCGTGACTTCCGCGGCCTGTCGCCGAAGCAGTTCGACGGCCGTGGCAACTACACCTTCGGTCTCACGGAGCAGGTCATGTTCCACGAGATCGACCAGGACAAGATCGACCGGGTCCGGGGCATGGACATCACCGTGGTGACCACGGCGACCAACGACGACGAGGGTCGTGCCCTCCTTCGTCACCTCGGCTTCCCGTTCAAGGAGAACTGA
- the rpsE gene encoding 30S ribosomal protein S5, producing the protein MAGPQRRGSGAGGGERRDRKGRDGGAAAEKTAYVERVVAINRVAKVVKGGRRFSFTALVVVGDGDGTVGVGYGKAKEVPAAIAKGVEEAKKHFFKVPRIQGTIPHPIQGEKAAGVVLLKPASPGTGVIAGGPVRAVLECAGVHDILSKSLGSSNPINIVHATVAALQGLQRPEEIAARRGLPLEDVAPAALLRARAGAGA; encoded by the coding sequence ATGGCTGGACCCCAGCGCCGCGGAAGCGGTGCCGGTGGCGGCGAGCGGCGGGACCGGAAGGGCCGTGACGGTGGCGCTGCCGCCGAGAAGACCGCGTACGTCGAGCGTGTCGTCGCGATCAACCGTGTCGCCAAGGTCGTGAAGGGTGGTCGTCGCTTCAGCTTCACCGCGCTGGTCGTGGTGGGCGACGGTGACGGCACCGTGGGTGTCGGTTACGGCAAGGCCAAGGAGGTGCCGGCCGCCATCGCCAAGGGTGTTGAGGAGGCCAAGAAGCACTTCTTCAAGGTCCCCCGTATCCAGGGCACCATCCCGCACCCGATCCAGGGTGAGAAGGCGGCGGGCGTCGTCCTGCTCAAGCCCGCGTCCCCCGGTACCGGCGTCATCGCCGGTGGCCCGGTGCGTGCGGTGCTCGAGTGCGCCGGCGTCCACGACATCCTGTCGAAGTCGCTCGGTTCGTCGAACCCGATCAACATCGTGCACGCGACCGTGGCGGCCCTTCAGGGTCTGCAGCGTCCCGAGGAGATCGCGGCCCGCCGCGGTCTGCCCCTTGAGGACGTCGCCCCCGCGGCTCTGCTCAGGGCGCGTGCGGGAGCGGGTGCGTGA
- the rplP gene encoding 50S ribosomal protein L16: MLIPRRVKHRKQHHPKRSGMSKGGTQVAFGEYGIQALTPAYVTNRQIEAARIAMTRHIKRGGKVWINIYPDRPLTKKPAETRMGSGKGSPEWWIANVKPGRVMFELSYPNEKVAKEALTRAAHKLPMKCRIVRREAGES, translated from the coding sequence ATGCTGATCCCCCGTAGGGTCAAGCACCGCAAGCAGCACCACCCGAAGCGCAGCGGAATGTCCAAGGGTGGTACGCAGGTTGCGTTCGGCGAGTACGGCATCCAGGCGCTGACCCCGGCGTACGTGACGAACCGCCAGATCGAGGCGGCTCGTATCGCGATGACCCGCCACATCAAGCGTGGCGGCAAGGTCTGGATCAACATCTACCCGGACCGTCCGCTCACGAAGAAGCCCGCCGAGACCCGCATGGGTTCCGGTAAGGGTTCTCCCGAGTGGTGGATCGCGAACGTCAAGCCCGGCCGGGTGATGTTCGAGCTGTCCTACCCGAACGAGAAGGTTGCCAAGGAGGCGCTCACCCGCGCCGCCCACAAGCTTCCGATGAAGTGCCGCATCGTTCGGCGCGAGGCAGGTGAGTCGTGA
- the rplO gene encoding 50S ribosomal protein L15, whose product MAEQKPLKVHNLRPAPGAKTAKTRVGRGEASKGKTAGRGTKGTKARYQVPERFEGGQMPLHMRLPKLKGFKNPFRTEYQVVNLDKLAELYPQGGEVTVADLVDKGAVRKNSLVKVLGQGEISVALTVSVDAASGSAKEKIAAAGGSVTELV is encoded by the coding sequence ATGGCGGAGCAGAAGCCGCTGAAGGTCCACAACCTCCGTCCTGCCCCCGGAGCCAAGACCGCCAAGACCCGTGTGGGCCGTGGCGAGGCGTCCAAGGGCAAGACCGCGGGTCGTGGCACCAAGGGCACCAAGGCCCGTTACCAGGTTCCGGAGCGCTTCGAGGGCGGGCAGATGCCCCTCCACATGCGTCTCCCGAAGCTCAAGGGCTTCAAGAACCCGTTCCGCACCGAGTACCAGGTCGTGAACCTGGACAAGCTGGCCGAGCTCTACCCGCAGGGTGGCGAGGTCACTGTGGCCGATCTGGTCGACAAGGGCGCGGTCCGTAAGAACAGCCTCGTCAAGGTCCTGGGCCAGGGCGAGATCTCCGTGGCACTGACGGTTTCGGTTGACGCCGCTTCCGGCTCCGCCAAGGAGAAGATTGCCGCCGCCGGCGGCTCCGTCACCGAACTCGTCTGA
- the rplF gene encoding 50S ribosomal protein L6 has translation MSRIGKLPIQVPTGVDVTIDGRTVAVKGPKGSLSHTVAAPIEVTKGDDGTLKVLRPNDERQNKALHGLSRTLVANMITGVTQGYTKALEISGVGYRVQAKGSNLEFALGYSHPITVEAPEGITFKVESPTKLSVEGIDKQKVGEVAANIRKLRKPDPYKAKGVKYAGEVIRRKVGKAGK, from the coding sequence ATGTCGCGAATCGGCAAGCTCCCCATCCAGGTTCCCACCGGTGTGGACGTCACCATCGACGGCCGTACGGTCGCGGTGAAGGGCCCCAAGGGTTCCCTCTCGCACACCGTGGCGGCGCCGATCGAGGTCACCAAGGGCGACGACGGCACCCTCAAGGTGCTGCGCCCGAACGACGAGCGTCAGAACAAGGCCCTCCACGGCCTGTCCCGCACGCTGGTGGCGAACATGATCACCGGTGTGACCCAGGGATACACCAAGGCGCTCGAAATCAGCGGTGTCGGCTACCGCGTCCAGGCGAAGGGCTCCAACCTGGAGTTCGCGCTCGGATACAGCCACCCGATCACCGTCGAGGCGCCCGAAGGCATCACCTTCAAGGTCGAGTCCCCGACGAAGCTCAGTGTCGAGGGCATCGACAAGCAGAAGGTCGGCGAGGTCGCGGCGAACATCCGCAAGCTGCGGAAGCCCGACCCGTACAAGGCCAAGGGCGTCAAGTACGCCGGCGAGGTCATCCGCCGCAAGGTCGGAAAGGCGGGTAAGTAG
- the rplX gene encoding 50S ribosomal protein L24 gives MKIKKGDLVQVITGKDKGKQGKVIVAYPTQDRVLVEGVNRVKKHTKAGQTARGSQTGGIVTTEAPVHVSNVQLVVEKDGKKVATRVGYRFDDEGNKIRVAKRTGEDI, from the coding sequence ATGAAGATCAAGAAGGGCGACCTGGTTCAGGTCATCACCGGCAAGGACAAGGGCAAGCAGGGCAAGGTCATCGTGGCCTACCCCACGCAGGACCGCGTCCTCGTCGAGGGTGTCAACCGGGTCAAGAAGCACACCAAGGCCGGCCAGACCGCTCGTGGTTCGCAGACCGGCGGCATCGTGACGACCGAGGCCCCTGTCCACGTCAGCAACGTTCAGCTGGTCGTGGAGAAGGACGGCAAGAAGGTCGCCACCCGCGTCGGGTACCGCTTTGACGACGAGGGCAACAAGATCCGCGTTGCCAAGCGGACCGGTGAGGACATCTGA
- the rpmD gene encoding 50S ribosomal protein L30 codes for MARLKITQTKSYIGSKQNHRETLRSLGLKRVNDVVVKEDRPEFRGMANTVRHLVTVEEVD; via the coding sequence ATGGCCCGTCTCAAGATCACGCAGACGAAGTCGTACATCGGCAGCAAGCAGAACCACCGCGAGACCCTTCGTTCGCTCGGCCTCAAGCGGGTCAACGACGTGGTTGTCAAGGAAGACCGTCCCGAGTTCCGCGGCATGGCCAACACCGTGCGGCACCTCGTGACGGTTGAGGAGGTCGACTGA
- the secY gene encoding preprotein translocase subunit SecY produces MLTAFARAFKTPDLRKKLLFTLFIIVLYRFGAHIPVPGVSYENVQTCVDAAQKGNNSLFGLVNMFSGGALLQITIFALGIMPYITASIILQLLTVVIPRLEALKKEGQSGQAKITQYTRYLTVALAVLQGTGLVATARSGALFSGCPVASEIVPDQSIFITVTMVITMTAGTAAVMWLGEMITDKGIGNGMSILMFISIAAGFPGALWAIKESGKLAQGWIEFGTVILIGFVMVGLVVFVEQAQRRIPVQYAKRMIGRRSYGGTSTYIPLKVNQAGVIPVIFASSLLYIPALIAQFSSSQSGWKTWIEAHFIKGDHPYYIATYFVLVVFFAFFYVAITFNPEEVADNMKKYGGFIPGIRAGRPTAEYLSYVLNRITWPGSLYLGLIALVPTMALAGFGGANQNFPFGGTSILIIVGVGLETVKQIESQLQQRNYEGFLR; encoded by the coding sequence GTGCTCACCGCGTTCGCCCGGGCGTTCAAGACGCCCGACCTGCGCAAGAAGCTGCTCTTCACGCTGTTCATCATCGTGCTGTACCGGTTCGGGGCGCACATCCCCGTCCCGGGCGTCAGCTACGAGAACGTTCAGACGTGTGTCGACGCAGCCCAGAAGGGCAACAACAGCCTGTTCGGCTTGGTGAACATGTTCAGCGGCGGAGCGCTGCTGCAGATTACGATCTTCGCGCTCGGCATCATGCCGTACATCACGGCAAGCATCATCCTGCAGCTGCTGACCGTGGTCATCCCCCGACTCGAAGCCCTCAAGAAGGAAGGGCAGTCCGGTCAGGCCAAGATCACTCAGTACACCCGATACCTGACAGTCGCCCTCGCGGTGCTCCAGGGCACCGGTCTGGTGGCTACCGCACGCAGCGGCGCGCTCTTCAGCGGCTGCCCCGTCGCCTCGGAGATCGTTCCGGACCAGTCGATCTTCATCACCGTCACGATGGTCATCACGATGACCGCCGGTACGGCCGCCGTCATGTGGCTCGGTGAGATGATCACCGACAAGGGCATCGGCAACGGCATGTCCATCCTGATGTTCATCTCCATCGCCGCCGGCTTCCCCGGCGCGCTGTGGGCCATCAAGGAGAGCGGCAAGCTCGCCCAGGGCTGGATCGAGTTCGGCACGGTCATTCTGATCGGCTTCGTGATGGTGGGTCTCGTCGTCTTCGTCGAGCAGGCGCAGCGCCGGATCCCCGTCCAGTACGCGAAGCGGATGATCGGCCGCAGGTCCTACGGCGGTACGTCCACGTACATCCCGCTGAAGGTGAACCAGGCGGGTGTGATCCCCGTCATCTTCGCGTCGTCGCTGCTCTACATCCCGGCGCTGATCGCGCAGTTCTCCAGCTCGCAGTCGGGCTGGAAGACCTGGATCGAAGCCCACTTCATCAAGGGTGACCATCCGTACTACATCGCGACCTACTTCGTGCTGGTCGTGTTCTTCGCCTTCTTCTACGTGGCCATCACGTTCAACCCCGAAGAAGTAGCGGACAACATGAAGAAGTATGGTGGCTTCATCCCGGGCATCCGGGCCGGTCGACCTACTGCCGAGTATCTGAGTTACGTACTCAACCGGATCACTTGGCCGGGCTCGCTGTACCTGGGGTTGATCGCTCTCGTCCCAACGATGGCGTTGGCAGGCTTCGGCGGCGCGAACCAGAACTTCCCGTTCGGCGGGACAAGCATCCTGATCATCGTGGGTGTGGGTCTGGAGACCGTGAAGCAGATCGAGAGCCAGCTCCAGCAGCGTAATTACGAAGGGTTCCTCCGCTGA
- the rpsC gene encoding 30S ribosomal protein S3, with protein sequence MGQKVNPHGFRLGITTDFKSRWYADKLYKDYVKEDVAIRRMMTKGMERAGISKVEIERTRDRVRVDIHTARPGIVIGRRGAEADRIRGELEKLTGKQVQLNILEVKNPEVDAQLVAQAVAEQLSSRVSFRRAMRKSMQSTMKAGAKGIKIQCGGRLGGAEMSRSEFYREGRVPLHTLRANVDYGFFEAKTTFGRIGVKVWIYKGDVKNIAEVRAENAAARAGNRPARGGGSDRPAGRGGRGGERGGRGGRKPQQAPGAEAPESAKAGATAAPAAEAAPTSTGGTEA encoded by the coding sequence ATGGGCCAGAAGGTTAACCCGCATGGGTTCCGGCTCGGTATCACCACGGACTTCAAGTCCCGCTGGTATGCCGACAAGCTGTACAAGGACTACGTCAAGGAAGACGTCGCCATTCGTCGCATGATGACGAAGGGGATGGAGCGTGCCGGTATCTCCAAGGTGGAGATCGAGCGCACCCGTGACCGCGTCCGCGTGGACATCCACACCGCACGTCCGGGCATCGTCATCGGCCGCCGCGGCGCCGAGGCCGACCGTATCCGCGGCGAGCTGGAGAAGCTGACCGGCAAGCAGGTCCAGCTGAACATCCTTGAGGTCAAGAACCCCGAGGTGGACGCTCAGCTGGTGGCCCAGGCCGTCGCCGAGCAGCTGTCCTCGCGTGTCTCCTTCCGTCGCGCCATGCGCAAGAGCATGCAGTCGACGATGAAGGCCGGCGCCAAGGGCATCAAGATCCAGTGCGGTGGCCGCCTCGGCGGCGCCGAGATGTCGCGCTCGGAGTTCTACCGCGAGGGCCGCGTGCCCCTGCACACGCTCCGTGCCAACGTCGACTACGGCTTCTTCGAGGCCAAGACGACCTTCGGCCGTATCGGCGTGAAGGTCTGGATCTACAAGGGCGACGTCAAGAACATCGCCGAGGTGCGCGCCGAGAACGCCGCGGCGCGCGCGGGCAACCGTCCGGCCCGTGGCGGCGGCAGCGACCGCCCCGCCGGCCGCGGTGGCCGCGGTGGCGAGCGCGGCGGTCGTGGTGGCCGCAAGCCGCAGCAGGCTCCGGGTGCCGAGGCTCCCGAGTCGGCGAAGGCCGGTGCCACGGCTGCTCCGGCAGCGGAGGCCGCGCCCACTTCTACCGGCGGAACGGAGGCCTGA
- the rpsS gene encoding 30S ribosomal protein S19 produces MPRSLKKGPFVDGHLIKKVDVQNEAGTKNVIKTWSRRSMIVPAMLGHTIAVHNGKIHVPVFVTESMVGHKLGEFSPTRTFRGHVKDDRKSKRR; encoded by the coding sequence ATGCCGCGCAGTCTCAAGAAGGGGCCCTTCGTCGACGGCCACCTCATCAAGAAGGTGGACGTCCAGAACGAAGCTGGCACCAAGAACGTCATCAAGACCTGGTCCCGTCGCTCGATGATCGTCCCGGCAATGCTGGGCCACACCATCGCGGTGCACAACGGCAAGATCCATGTCCCGGTGTTCGTCACCGAGTCGATGGTCGGCCACAAGCTCGGCGAGTTCTCGCCGACTCGCACCTTCCGCGGCCACGTCAAGGACGACCGGAAGTCGAAGCGCCGCTAA
- the rpmC gene encoding 50S ribosomal protein L29, translated as MAAVTKASELRELGNEELVDKLREAKEELFNLRFQAATGQLENHGRLKLVRKDIARIYTLMRERELGIETVESA; from the coding sequence ATGGCGGCCGTTACCAAGGCGTCCGAGCTGCGTGAACTGGGCAACGAGGAGCTTGTCGACAAGCTTCGCGAGGCCAAGGAAGAGCTGTTCAACCTCCGCTTCCAGGCGGCGACCGGTCAGCTTGAGAACCACGGCCGGCTGAAGCTGGTCCGGAAGGACATCGCGCGGATCTACACCCTGATGCGTGAGCGCGAGCTGGGCATCGAGACGGTGGAGAGCGCCTGA
- the rplR gene encoding 50S ribosomal protein L18, whose translation MAYGVKIAKGKAYKAAAIKRRHIRVRKKVSGTQARPRLVVTRSNRHMVAQVIDDIAGHTLASASTLDTSIRGGEGDKSAQAQRVGALVAERAKAAGIEAVVFDRGGNQYAGRIAALADAAREAGLKF comes from the coding sequence ATGGCATACGGTGTGAAGATCGCCAAGGGCAAGGCCTACAAGGCCGCTGCCATCAAGCGCCGGCACATCCGCGTACGCAAGAAGGTCTCGGGCACGCAGGCGCGCCCCCGGCTCGTTGTGACGCGTTCCAACCGCCACATGGTGGCCCAGGTCATCGACGACATCGCGGGCCACACGCTCGCTTCGGCGTCGACCCTGGACACCTCGATCCGCGGTGGCGAGGGCGACAAGAGCGCCCAGGCACAGCGGGTGGGTGCCCTGGTCGCCGAGCGCGCCAAGGCCGCCGGTATCGAGGCCGTCGTGTTCGACCGTGGTGGCAACCAGTACGCCGGGCGGATTGCCGCTCTGGCTGACGCCGCCCGTGAAGCCGGGCTGAAGTTCTAA
- the rpsH gene encoding 30S ribosomal protein S8 produces MTMTDPIADMLTRLRNANSAYHDTVEMPHSKIKSHIAEILQQEGFITGWKVEDAEVGKSLTLELKFGPNRERSIAGIKRISKPGLRVYAKSTNLPKVLGGLGVAIISTSHGLLTGQQAGKKGVGGEVLAYVW; encoded by the coding sequence ATGACCATGACTGATCCCATCGCAGACATGCTCACGCGTCTGCGTAACGCGAACTCGGCGTATCACGACACCGTCGAGATGCCGCACAGCAAGATCAAGTCGCACATCGCGGAGATCCTCCAGCAGGAGGGCTTCATCACCGGCTGGAAGGTCGAGGACGCCGAGGTCGGCAAGAGCCTCACCCTTGAGCTGAAGTTCGGCCCGAACCGCGAGCGTTCGATCGCCGGCATCAAGCGCATCTCGAAGCCGGGTCTGCGCGTGTATGCCAAGTCCACCAACCTGCCCAAGGTGCTCGGCGGCCTGGGCGTGGCGATCATCTCCACGTCCCACGGTCTTCTGACGGGCCAGCAGGCAGGCAAGAAGGGCGTAGGTGGGGAAGTCCTCGCCTACGTCTGGTAG
- the rplB gene encoding 50S ribosomal protein L2, with translation MGIRKYKPTTPGRRGSSVADFVEITRSTPEKSLVRPLHSKGGRNNAGRVTVRHQGGGHKRAFRLIDFRRHDKDGVPAKVAHIEYDPNRTARIALLHYADGEKRYILAPRGLAQGSRVENGPSADIKPGNNLALRNIPVGTTIHAIELRPGGGAKFARSAGTSVQLLAKEGSMAHLRMPSGEIRLVDVRCRATIGEVGNAEQSNINWGKAGRMRWKGVRPTVRGVAMNPVDHPHGGGEGKTSGGRHPVSPWGQKEGRTRSPKKASNKYIVRRRKTNKKR, from the coding sequence ATGGGTATCCGCAAGTACAAGCCGACGACCCCGGGCCGTCGTGGCTCCAGCGTCGCCGACTTCGTCGAGATCACGCGGTCCACGCCGGAGAAGTCGCTGGTCCGCCCGCTGCACAGCAAGGGCGGCCGTAACAACGCCGGTCGTGTGACCGTTCGCCACCAGGGCGGCGGCCACAAGCGCGCCTTCCGTCTGATCGACTTCCGTCGTCACGACAAGGACGGTGTGCCGGCCAAGGTCGCCCACATCGAGTACGACCCGAACCGCACCGCGCGCATCGCGCTCCTGCACTACGCGGACGGCGAGAAGCGCTACATTCTCGCGCCGCGTGGCCTGGCGCAGGGCAGCCGTGTCGAGAACGGCCCGTCCGCCGACATCAAGCCCGGCAACAACCTGGCGCTGCGCAACATCCCGGTCGGTACGACCATCCACGCCATCGAGCTGCGTCCCGGCGGCGGCGCGAAGTTCGCCCGTTCCGCGGGCACTTCCGTACAGCTGCTGGCGAAGGAGGGCTCCATGGCCCACCTTCGTATGCCGTCCGGAGAGATCCGGCTGGTCGACGTCCGCTGCCGCGCCACCATCGGTGAGGTCGGCAACGCCGAGCAGTCGAACATCAACTGGGGCAAGGCCGGCCGTATGCGCTGGAAGGGCGTCCGCCCGACCGTCCGCGGTGTCGCCATGAACCCCGTTGACCACCCGCACGGTGGTGGTGAGGGCAAGACCTCTGGTGGTCGCCACCCGGTCAGCCCGTGGGGTCAGAAGGAAGGTCGTACGCGTTCGCCGAAGAAGGCGAGCAACAAGTACATCGTCCGCCGCCGCAAGACGAACAAGAAGCGCTAG
- a CDS encoding adenylate kinase: MRIVLVGPPGAGKGTQAAYLAENLSIPHISTGDLFRANMSQGTDLGKQAKSYINAGNLVPDEVTIAMALERMGQPDAANGFLLDGFPRNVFQAEALDKALTAEGLHLDAVLDLEVDEDEVVKRIAGRRTCRKDSSHVFHLTYSPPKEQGVCDVCGGELYQRHDDSEETVRTRLEVYHTQTEPIIDHYREQGLVVTISALGKVAEVTKRAMAALEEGGRAA; this comes from the coding sequence ATGCGAATTGTCCTCGTCGGACCGCCCGGTGCCGGCAAGGGAACGCAGGCTGCGTACCTCGCCGAGAACCTCTCCATTCCGCACATCTCCACCGGTGATCTGTTCCGCGCCAACATGAGCCAGGGCACCGACCTCGGCAAACAGGCGAAGAGCTACATCAACGCCGGGAACCTGGTTCCCGACGAGGTCACCATCGCGATGGCGCTGGAACGGATGGGGCAGCCGGACGCCGCGAACGGCTTCCTTCTGGACGGCTTTCCCCGCAACGTCTTCCAGGCCGAGGCGCTCGACAAGGCGCTCACGGCCGAGGGGCTGCATCTGGACGCCGTGCTGGACCTGGAGGTCGACGAGGACGAGGTGGTCAAGCGGATCGCCGGTCGGCGCACCTGCCGCAAGGACAGCTCGCACGTCTTCCACCTCACCTACAGCCCGCCGAAGGAGCAGGGTGTGTGTGATGTGTGCGGCGGTGAGCTGTACCAGCGGCACGACGACTCCGAGGAGACGGTCCGCACGCGGCTGGAGGTCTACCACACGCAGACCGAGCCGATCATCGACCACTACCGGGAGCAGGGCCTCGTGGTCACCATCTCGGCGCTGGGCAAGGTCGCCGAGGTGACCAAGCGCGCGATGGCGGCTCTGGAGGAGGGGGGCCGGGCCGCCTAG
- a CDS encoding type Z 30S ribosomal protein S14: MAKKALIAKAARKPKFGVRGYTRCQRCGRPHSVYRKFGLCRVCLREMAHRGELPGVTKSSW; this comes from the coding sequence GTGGCGAAGAAGGCTCTGATCGCTAAGGCCGCCCGCAAGCCGAAGTTCGGCGTGCGCGGTTACACCCGCTGCCAGCGCTGCGGGCGCCCCCACTCCGTCTACCGCAAGTTCGGCCTCTGCCGTGTCTGCCTTCGTGAGATGGCACACCGCGGCGAGCTGCCGGGCGTCACCAAGAGCTCCTGGTAG
- the rplW gene encoding 50S ribosomal protein L23, with amino-acid sequence MAEITSKTFTDPRDVLVKPVVSEKSYALLDENKYTFIVAPGSNKTQIKQAVEAVFSVKVTGVNTINRQGKRKRTRTGFGKRSDTKRAIVTLAEGDRIDIFGGPTS; translated from the coding sequence ATGGCCGAGATCACCAGCAAGACCTTCACGGACCCGCGTGACGTTCTCGTCAAGCCCGTGGTGTCCGAGAAGAGCTACGCGCTGCTCGACGAGAACAAGTACACGTTCATCGTCGCGCCCGGCTCCAACAAGACCCAGATCAAGCAGGCCGTCGAGGCGGTCTTCTCGGTCAAGGTCACCGGGGTCAACACGATCAACCGGCAGGGCAAGCGCAAGCGCACCCGCACCGGTTTCGGCAAGCGCTCGGACACCAAGCGCGCCATCGTGACCCTCGCCGAGGGCGACCGTATCGACATCTTCGGCGGCCCGACTTCCTAA
- the rpsQ gene encoding 30S ribosomal protein S17, producing the protein MTESNVTETTAKSERGFRKTREGLVVSDKMDKTVVVAVEDRVKHALYGKVIRRTNKLKAHDEQNAAGIGDRVLLMETRPLSATKRWRIVEILEKAK; encoded by the coding sequence ATGACTGAGAGCAACGTGACCGAGACGACCGCGAAGAGCGAGCGCGGATTCCGCAAGACCCGTGAGGGTCTCGTCGTCAGCGACAAGATGGACAAGACCGTCGTCGTCGCTGTCGAGGACCGCGTGAAGCACGCCCTGTACGGCAAGGTCATCCGCCGTACGAACAAGCTCAAGGCGCACGACGAGCAGAACGCCGCCGGGATCGGCGACCGTGTCCTCCTCATGGAGACCCGGCCGCTGTCCGCGACGAAGCGCTGGCGCATCGTCGAGATCCTTGAGAAGGCCAAGTAG
- the rplN gene encoding 50S ribosomal protein L14 gives MIQQESRLRVADNTGAKEILCIRVLGGSGRRYAGIGDVIVATVKDAIPGGNVKKGDVIKAVIVRTVKERRRQDGSYIRFDENAAVILKNDGDPRGTRIFGPVGRELREKKFMKIISLAPEVL, from the coding sequence GTGATCCAGCAGGAGTCGCGACTGCGTGTCGCCGACAACACTGGTGCCAAGGAGATCCTTTGCATCCGTGTTCTCGGTGGCTCGGGTCGCCGCTACGCGGGTATCGGTGACGTCATCGTCGCCACCGTCAAGGACGCGATCCCCGGTGGCAACGTGAAGAAGGGTGACGTCATCAAGGCGGTCATCGTTCGCACCGTGAAGGAGCGCCGCCGCCAGGACGGCTCGTACATCCGCTTCGACGAGAACGCCGCCGTCATTCTGAAGAACGACGGCGACCCTCGTGGCACCCGTATCTTCGGCCCGGTGGGCCGTGAGCTGCGCGAGAAGAAGTTCATGAAGATCATCTCGCTCGCGCCGGAGGTGCTGTAA